From a single Balearica regulorum gibbericeps isolate bBalReg1 chromosome 11, bBalReg1.pri, whole genome shotgun sequence genomic region:
- the P2RY10 gene encoding putative P2Y purinoceptor 10 produces the protein MTHSPYTTTDVSSSPVMTQSNQTCSSHNITFKNTLYATTYTLIFIPGLLANSAALWVLCRFISKKSKAVIFMINLAMADLAHVLSLPLRIYYYINSTWPFGRFLCLLCFYLKYLNMYASICFLTCISIQRYFFLYQPFKAKDWKRRYDVAISAAVWFVVGVACLPFPMMRSYNLDNSTSTCFADLQVRQISSIVATVLMTGTAELFGFIVPLITILFCTWKTKDSLRDFHIPLQNSSERRKALRMVSMCAIVFCVCFAPYHINFFFYMLVKENVITDCFLSSIALYAQPFCLSLASLDCCLDPILYFFMTSEFQDQISRHSSMVIRSRLMSKESASSIKE, from the coding sequence ATGACCCACTCGCCTTACACCACGACAGATGTTTCCAGCAGCCCAGTCATGACGCAGAGCAACCAGACCTGCTCCAGTCACAATATAACGTTCAAAAACACCCTGTACGCAACCACGTACACCCTCATATTCATCCCCGGCCTCCTGGCCAACAGCGCTGCCCTGTGGGTCTTGTGCCGCTTCATCAGCAAGAAGAGCAAAGCCGTCATCTTCATGATCAACCTGGCCATGGCCGACCTGGCTCACGTCCTCTCGCTCCCACTGCGAATATATTATTATATCAACTCCACGTGGCCTTTTGGGAGATTCCTTTGCTTACTGTGTTTCTACCTGAAGTACCTCAACATGTACGCCAGCATTTGTTTCCTCACCTGCATCAGCATTCAGAGGTATTTCTTCCTGTATCAGCCGTTCAAAGCCAAGGACTGGAAGCGGCGGTACGACGTAGCCATCAGCGCTGCGGTGTGGTTCGTCGTTGGGGTGGCGTGTCTGCCATTCCCCATGATGCGCAGCTACAACCTGGACAATAGCACCAGTACCTGCTTTGCAGACCTTCAAGTCCGGCAGATCAGCAGCATTGTGGCCACGGTGCTGATGACAGGCACGGCGGAGCTCTTCGGATTCATCGTCCCGCTCATCACTATTTTATTCTgtacttggaaaacaaaagattctCTTCGGGACTTCCACATACCGCTGCAAAACAGCAGTGAGAGGCGGAAAGCTTTAAGGATGGTTTCCATGTGTGCCATTGTGTTCTGCGTGTGTTTTGCACCATACCACATCAACTTCTTTTTCTACATGTTggtgaaagaaaatgtcattacaGACTGCTTCCTGAGTTCCATCGCGCTCTACGCCCAACCCTTTTGCTTAAGTCTTGCGAGTCTGGACTGCTGTTTGGATCCGATCCTGTATTTCTTTATGACTTCAGAGTTTCAGGACCAGATATCAAGGCACAGCAGCATGGTCATCAGGAGTCGGCTCATGAGCAAAGAGAGTGCCTCATCAATTAAGGAATGA
- the LOC104638458 gene encoding putative P2Y purinoceptor 10 gives MESNTSSGNCTNPQMSFQSTLYATTYTLIFIPGLLANSAALWVLCRFISKKSKAVIFMINLAMADLAHVLSLPLRMYYYINHTWPFGSFLCQVCFYLKYLNMYASICFLTCISIQRYLFLLHPFKAKDWKRRYDAAISAAVWLFVGAACLPLLIVRSPALSNSTNTCFSDLGVKQLSPGASIALVTVAELFGFVIPFGIIACCTWKMWQSLRECPTQLQNTSEKQKALRMVLMCAAVFFICFTPYHINFPFFMMVIENIIQDCAIHRSTLRFHPISLCLASLNSCLDPVLYYFMTSEFQDQLLHHSCAALRDWFTRHGSNLSITKTGHNIRMKKRNLPRFRFRSLPKFFSQINSMEMPPAPPDELLLESIS, from the coding sequence ATGGAGAGCAACACGTCCTCCGGGAACTGTACCAACCCCCAGATGTCCTTCCAGTCCACCCTGTACGCAACCACGTACACCCTCATATTCATCCCCGGCCTCCTGGCCAACAGCGCTGCCCTGTGGGTCTTGTGCCGCTTCATCAGCAAGAAGAGCAAAGCCGTCATCTTCATGATCAACCTGGCCATGGCCGACCTGGCTCACGTCCTCTCGCTGCCCTTACGGATGTATTACTACATAAACCACACCTGGCCGTTTGGAAGTTTTCTTTGCCAGGTGTGTTTCTACCTGAAGTATCTCAACATGTACGCCAGCATTTGTTTCCTCACCTGCATCAGCATCCAGCGGtacctcttcctcctgcatCCCTTCAAAGCCAAGGACTGGAAGCGGCGGTACGACGCAGCCATCAGCGCTGCCGTCTGGCTCTTCGTCGGGGCAGCGTGCTTACCCCTGCTCATAGTGAGGAGCCCAGCCCTGTCCAACAGCACAAACACGTGCTTCTCAGACCTGGGGGTGAAGCAGCTGAGCCCGGGAGCCTCCATCGCACTGGTGACGGTAGCGGAGCTGTTTGGGTTTGTCATCCCCTTTGGCATCATTGCGTGCTGCACTTGGAAGATGTGGCAGTCCCTGCGGGAGTGTCCAACGCAGCTGCAAAACACTAGCGAGAAGCAGAAGGCTTTACGAATGGTCTTGATGTGCGCGGCTGTCTTCTTCATCTGCTTCACCCCCTACCACATCAACTTCCCTTTCTTCATGATGGTTATAGAGAACATCATCCAGGACTGTGCCATTCACAGGAGCACGCTCCGCTTTCACCCCATCTCCCTCTGCCTGGCAAGCCTCAACTCCTGCCTGGATCCGGTCCTCTACTACTTCATGACCTCTGAGTTCCAGGACCAGCTGCTGCACcacagctgtgctgccctgCGAGATTGGTTCACACGCCACGGGAGCAACCTCTCCATCACCAAAACCGGCCACAACATTCGtatgaaaaagagaaaccttCCACGCTTTAGGTTTAGGTCTCTTCCCAAGTTCTTCAGCCAAATAAACAGCATGGAAATGCCCCCTGCACCGCCTGACGAGCTTCTGCTGGAGTCCATCTCTTGA